The DNA segment GATCTGATGGTTCTGCttgtcgcgtacgtgaagtatgataaggctttttgtatgttaaccttcctCTAGAACCTAatcctatacatatatatatatatagacacacCTAAGACTATATATATATCACAGAACATGGGCATAATTGTTAAATTCATGGTGGATTTTACTTTTTCCTCTTAACTTAGCATTTGAAAAAAATTATCAACACTTGACACGAACtgattatttttttctttttgatgTTTCTTTAAAGATCATTAAGGAGTGGAATGTTGAGCTCCAGGAGCAAACTAGCAAGTTCAGGAAGCTAGCTAACGCAATAGCTGAATGGGACAAAAGAATCTTGAACAACCGGGATGTTCTTCTTAAACTTGAGGTGCCACACTCACTTTAATTCGTATGATTAGATAAACTTTTCCAACAGTCATTAGACCTCATTCTTTCACATGTATATTGAAGACAGATTTTGGTTTTTTGTTCTTGTGTTACATTAATCCTAAACTGCTTATTATACAGGCAGAAGTTGCAAAAGTTGTTGAGACCCAATCAAACCTTGAGAGACAGCTGGAGCTGATTGAGACACATCAACAAGAGGTGTATTAACAACTTCTAATTGTTCTTATCATATATTTAATAGCATTTTGATTATAGTTGTTACTTCATACACTTTTTTAGGCTGATAAGTCGTTACGAAGTGTGGAAGAAGAAGCTGAGCGAATATACAAAGACGAGCATGGTCTGCTTCTTGATGATGAAGCAGCTTCAACCAGAGATACAATGTAATtagctaaaaaacacaaaacTTTCATTAAAATGAACGTCGAGAAATTTATAACAGTTAAACAAAATGGAATCAACAGTTCAGCTATTGAATTCTTATTATTGAACATGAACTGGAACTGTTTGGTTTTCTAAGTTTATGATATGGGAACAATAGTTAATCTTTGTTAGAAATCTCATATCTCAATACGTGTGTGTGTTCGTGTTTTACAGAACCAAACTGTATGAACTCACTACTGAATTTCCTGTTTTTTTCCTCTAAATTTCAGGTACGAGCAGGCTGAATTCATTGAGAGAGAAATGGAACAGATGACTGAACAGATTAAATCTGTAATTCAGAAACTTAATGCCAATCAGGTGATCTTTTATTGAGGTTTCAATTTAGccaaaaaataatattttttgtaATATGTGTGTGGGTTgatgttggggggggggggatagtgcacggtcctcccaaccgccggagtgatcccactccgggagccgctacccgaccaagctagcttcGCGGTGACTTCCCcttgccgagttcttaccctgggcgacatatgccactcccaagactcgaacccggtacctctgggaagaggtgggtgtcggtggccaactgggctaccccagttggttaaAATTAAGCAATAAAACCGGTAGGTTGATGttggtatatatatatgtgtcatattTAGGGTGGAGAGCTTGAAACGACTGATGGTATGTCCCCAGTGGATGTTGTTGTTCGGATCCTTAACAATCAACTAAGCTCATTAGTATGGATCGATGAAAAGGTTAGCGTGCTCCTGGTTCTATGCACTTTCTTTAATTAACCTTGGTTGAAAATCAAACAGGTCAAAGTCAAAATTAATCTCAGGTCAAAGTTTATCTAACAATTACTTGTTTCAATATGAACACAAGAGGCAAAATGGACgggttgggtaatgggtcaaacGGGTTTAAATTGTTTTACATGGTTGAAAGTCAAACTGATCAAAGTCAAAATTTATCCAACAATTATCTATGTCAATTTGAACACAAGTGGCTAAATGGACGGGttgagtaatgggtcaaaacgggtaaTCTTTTCAATTATTTTACTCCACAACTTAAAAATAATACGCTAATCTTGTGACAATTTTGGTCAGGCTGAAGAATTCTCTTCACATATCCAGAATCTGGCTAAGAAAGGTACTACTGCTGATCAAGCATTAATGGGCCTAAAGTTTTGGTTGTCTTGATAAGTGTCCTATAAAAAATCTAGAGTTACTTTCTAGTCACTAAATGTCAAATAAATTTGATACCAAACCGGTTTGATAGATCAAGCATCACGGTTGTGTTTCTTTTGTATGCATTTAGCTACGAACTCCGTACAGTTTGATTCTTGCTGCTTATGTAATTAGCTTATACATTTACATTTTGTAATAGCATGACATGTAGCTTGATTATCATACATGTCTTACTTACGCATAATTTTGAGccattttttttcaaatataaacACAGAGTTTGAGATAGTAGCTTTTTTCAATATGTTTCTATCGATATTAAAGCGGTTTCCATTAGATGAAAAAGATGTCAGTTTAGTCACTTAAAAAGGCAACGTTCTTTATTAGATTATGTGTTATACATCTTACACATCTAGTAGGACGATGagtataatttaagttaaaaataAGGTGAAAgatgaatgatggtggtgattTGGCGTTAAGGTGTCGGATAATAGTGAATGAGGTTTATAACACATGACTAAAATAATATGCATTGTACTAAAATAAATGGGGGATGTAAATATAGCTCAACTATATTACACATGAAAAGTATGAGACATCCTTATGATAAGCTGGATGATTTAGATAAAAAGGTTCATAGGTTTATTATTAAAATTATCCATCAATCAATTGGTCTAGTCATGGTGAAAGAACATATCATCTTAAAAGGGCTTCAATTTGCCAACGCTACCACCACCTCCGCCCCGACCATAACCACCATCTCAACAGCCCCTAGTGTGTTTACCACCGGCTGTAGCTGTGACCACTGTTGCTGCCACTATAAAAGCAAATATGGCAAGTGAACCTAATTTGATATTTATTATTTTGTAGAACAACCTATTTAAAGGTGATAATCTGTTTTAACTCGACCCAAATTAATATAAATTTTAAACATGTTTTCACCCAAAATCGAATTTGAATTTTGACATGAACTAGTTTTGAAGTGTTATTCGATCCGAATCGTCTACTTGGCTAGATCAAATCTAATCTCTTCAGCTTTAATGTTGCGTATAAGCTTAATCACATATATGATAGATAGCCAATAAGCTATAGCTCAATTGACATTAGAGGGGAAGTGATGCTAGAGGCCTCAATTTCAAACGCGGCCCCAACAAAGCTTTATCGCAGCATGCGACAAGTTTTTCCCGAAACTAGTAATGTAATGATGGGCTTGGACTACACAATAGAGCAATTTGTGCGGGGATAGATGATTGGCTAGAGGACCTAAATGGTTTTTGACAAAATGATTTAaacacaaataaaataataaaaatttaacatataaaaaattcatttcatttcccctTAATAAAGTTTTTTTTAGAACAGCCCAGCCGCCTTCATCTTCCATCTTCTTCTTCGCTAATAAAACCAGTTAGGGTTTATCAAtctaaaccctaaccctaacaCCATGGCCCGATCTCGATCCTCCACGGCGCGTCTACTCTACACTCTCCATTCATCCATTTCTGCATCACCGAAATCACCGCCGTCACCAATCACCGCACTCCTCCACCTCCACCGCCACTACTCCGCCGCACCATCTCTGAGAGTAAAGGACGACAAGGATCCATGGTGGAAGGAATCAATGGAGAAGGTACGAAACATCGGGATATCGGCTCATATAGATTCAGGAAAAACGACGCTTACAGAGAGGGTTTTGTATTACACCGGAAGGATCCATGAGATTCATGAAGTTAGAGGTAAAGATGGCGTTGGCGCCAAAATGGATTCTATGGAGTTGGAGCGGGAGAAAGGCATTACTATTCAGTCTGCTGCTACTTATTGCACTTGGAAAGATTATCAGGTAGTTTTCTTTATGTTTTGTTTATTGTTAGTGGTTTTGTAGATTAATTTACTGGttttatttgcaaaaacagtgCTGTTAGTTCTAAGGTTAAGGAGATCATCATTGTTGAAGTTCAAATTCTCTCTGTAGCACCAATATTTTATGATTTGTGATTGGTTGCTTATGTTCTTGTACCGGTAATTGAATTGATTTCTTGTGTATAAAGTGTTCAGCTTAAGTATGATTTATATTTACTTTAGATCTTGTACTAGCATCAGGTACGTCTTGCGTGCGCCTGTGTACAGGTAGTTAAGCTTATCTTACAACAAGAAACTGCATATCTCTAATCTGTAGTACATATAAATTTATTTATCAAGTAAACTTTATATAGTTTCTGCATCTCTTAGGTTGTTTTTTTACGTATAAACCTCATACGGACATGTGTTTTCCTCGgtgcatagttgttaatagcggctatagcgaccgctatagcgcgctatgtagccATGCGACCAAGTGTCGCTATATGGGTCTTGGCGATGTATAGCGAAGTTAGCGACAGGCTGGGTTTTCACACTTTGGACCAtttaaaaaaacgaaaaaaaacgAAGGTTTAAATGGTGCCCCGCGCGGGCCCGGGTTTtgggagctgcattcgtgtccgcaggatgCGGGCACGCACGAGTTCAATTAAATTCCAGTTCAGAAACTCGtctacatgtaaaatagcatatatacaagggtattttgatgtaatatacatataaaaagtttcaaaattctttttctagtgtaatcgctatttataaaatagccgtcgctatttgtcgctattcgctacgtagcctataggtgccttgtcgctatttgtcgctatttgTCGCCATTCGCTATCGACAACTATGCCTCGGTGCCTTAAGCATTAGGTGTACATTATAAAACAAAGTTTTGGATGAAGTATACTTACTTGAATTTAAGTGTTTCTCCCCTGAGAAAGAAGCCATGTGGAGTTAACTGGTGAAATGATCATTTATGGGATTTATGGTGTATGAATTTGGCTGAAAAGACTGAAATGTGTCATGCCCAGTGTTAATGAGTTTTGAAGCAAAAATGGATGTGTGTTCATGATGTGAACATTTAAACTGATTTCTTATATTAAGTTTGTTTAGTGTGATTGTGATTTACTTCAGATCTTGGTTTAAAGTAGGTCCCAAAACTCAGGGGTCAAGGTGCTCGCATCGTGTATTATGTACAACTATATAAGGCTTATCTACAACAAAAAACTGCATATCTCTCATCTGTTGTACATATAAACTTGTTTATCAAGTAAACCTATTATAATTTTAGCATTTCTTAGGTTGTTTATAGATGTAAACTTCCTTCGGACCCTTATCTTGACCCGGAACAACTGAGTGCATTCATTTTCCTGATGCGTATTACTTGGTGCTTCAAGCTTTAGATGAAGTATACTTACTTGAATTTTGGTGTTTCTCCTCTGAGAAAGAAACCATGCGGAGTTAAATGGTGAAATGATCATTTTTAGGATTCATGGTGTATGAATTTAGTTGAAAAGACTGAAATATGTCATGGCTAGTGACTAGGTAGTTGCGATGCTTTCTAACACTTTATAGCCTCAATAGGGGATGTGAACGTATGAGAAGTAAAAGTTtgatcttggttttaaaaagagcGCAGCGTGAGGTGATGGAGGTGGGGATCAAAACGCTTTAGTTAGTGTGTAGTGGCATGATCTCAGAAATCAGACAGAAGCGCGCCTTTTTTCTGAGGTTCAGGCGCCTTTTGCACATGTTGGTTTAAGATATTACTTATGACCGTTTCCAAGGGCAATAAGCAACTTCACTTTTGAAGAGAATAGAGAGGGAGGTGATGTTGTACTGGGTATGAAGCTTCTTTGGTTGTACATATAGCTTTTTAGGTTGTAAATATATATAAGGTTTCTAGGCTGTACATAAAGCTTTATAGGTGATAGGTTGTACGTAAAGTTTTTTTTACATAATTATTTTTGTTGTACGTAAcacataagtttttttttttaatcttaagCTACTTTAGTTGTACATTGGGTTTCTTTGTAGTATTAGACCTTAGTCATATgcatttattttattatattatttttttgtgTTTAAAGATTAACATGATAGTAAATGTTAGTTTGAATTAATTTGTAAGAATTTTATTAATATCAGACGCCTTGTGTACCTGTGGCTAGTGCTTTTGTCTCATGCTTTTTAGAACCAAGAGTCTGATGATATATCCTGTTGATACAGATACAGTTAGGTTTCAAAGTTACTAGTTTTTTGATATATTAATCCAAAAAGACTGGAATAATCCTCGGttaatattttgtttttatgAATTGTAACTTCGATCACTTTTCAATTATTTTGTTAGGATAACTTAACTTTggtttaaattaaaataaaacttaTCTTGTTGCAGGTCAATATAATTGATACTCCTGGTCACGTGGACTTCACAATTGAAGTTGAGAGAGCGTTGCGTGTTCTTGATGGTGCAATCCTTGTTCTATGTAGTGTTGGTGGCGTGCAAAGTCAATCTATTACTGTTGATAGACAAATGAGAAGATACGAGGTTCCTAGGATTGCTTTTATTAACAAACTTGATCGAATGGGGGCGGATCCATGGCGGGTTCTTAATCAGGTATAGCCTctcatcatcatgacatcatcattatGACATCATCATTATGACATCATCATTTAACCCATTTGAATGTTCTTTAATATTCTTTAAGGCAAGGAAAAAGCTTCGACATCACAGTGCCGCAGTGCAAATTCCAATTGGTTTGGAAGAGGATTTTCAGGGTCTTGTTGACCTTGTGCAACTAAAGGCATATTCTTTTCAGGGTTCCAGCGGGTTTGTTTTCTAAGCTTAAATCCGGTGACAAAACTATATATTATACGGAAGATGAAATTTGCtaatttattttttacttttggCAGTGAAAAGGTTGTAACTGAAGATATTCCGGCTGATATGCAAGCAATGGTTTCAGAAAAGCGACGAGAATTAATCGAGGCAGTCTCTGATGTTGATGATCAACTTGCTGAATTATTCCTTAGTGATGAACCTATATCATCTGCTGATCTTGAGGTATTTTTTCACAGGTCAATTAGGTGGTTTAATAAAGTTTTAGCTCGACAAGAAATGGGTCAAAAGTTGTTTGATTATGTATTTTTTATGCCTAAAAACTTTTTAAAAATTctttcttgaaatcttgtttatCATTGATTAATCTAGTTGTTGTAATCATATGATACACACTAGTTAGGAAGTTTAATTTCCTTGGACAAAAATGGTCTGACGTTGATTAAAAATATTATTGTCATAATTATATAGTTTTTTGTTGACAGGCTGCTATTCGTAGGGCAACTATAGCAAGGAAATTTATACCGGTATTTATGGGTAGCGCATTCAAGAACAAGGTAGCTATGCTTTGTATTTTGCCTgttgagtgtgtgtgtgtgtgtatatatatatatatatttaaatagcATGTTACatatcatcttttttttttctttttgtttttcctATGTAGGGAGTGCAACCACTTCTTGACGGTGTTCTTTCTTATTTGCCTTGTCCGCTCGAAGTTGACAATTTTGCCCTTGATCAGTCAAAGAAGGAAGAGAAGGTATCCAGTAATATTAATCAATTTTTTCTTCACATTCTTTCTTGTATATGTTTCAATAACGTTAATCCGCAACTAAATTTATGCATCAATTGGAGTATTGACAGGTTAAGTTGTCCGGAACGCCAGCTGGACATATGGTTGCATTGGCCTTTAAACTTGAAGAACGCCAATTTGGTCAGTTGACTTATTTAAGGTATACGCTCATTTAAATCATTAAATCTGTTTAAGCTATACGCTAGTCTATTACTAAAACAACTAATATCATTTCATTTTAATGAAGAATATACGAAGGTGTACTCAAGAAAGGTGATTTTATAACAAATATCAACACTGGGAAGAAAATTAAAGTGAGTTTTAGATCTTCTTAAAATGCATACGTTTACTTTTAATGGTTGCTTCATCATTTCACATAAAATATGTCACAGGTATCTAAACTAGGTCGGATGCATTCAGATTCTATGGAggtatatatattatttaaagtCGAATCTTTTTCAACATATACTTATGATTATCGTTTTGATTCATGTTTTGTCTCTTATGGTAATACGTAGGACATTCAAGAAGCTCACGCAGGCCAAATTGTAGCAGTATTCGGTTTAGATTGTGCATCGGGAGATACATTTACAGATGGATCTGTTAAATACACCATGACTTCTATGAATGTCCCGGAACCCGTTGTTTCATTAGCAGTTTCACCTGTTTCAAAAGATTCTGGAAAACAAGTGTGCATTTCTAGTTTTCTACCTCATTAACACCAACGGTGCTTAATTTTTTATTATTCAAGTTTTTAATGTTATCTATTTTTCGTATACAGTTCTCAAAGGCTTTAAATCGGTTTCAACGAGAGGATCCTACATTCCGTGTTGGCTTAGACCCTGAGAGCGGTCaggtaatttttatatataacatttttaaaaatttttgttGTGTCATTAGTCATGTAGATGTTTTATTGCACAGACAATCATATCCGGAATGGGAGAGTTACATTTGGAAGTTTATGTGGAGCGCATTAAGAGGGAATATAAGGTACCGATTTGAATTTCAGatgaaaaattatatatttaattaagtagCGCTGTTTTTTATTCATCTATTTACTTATTGGAAGGTTGATGCAACCGTTGGAAAACCTCGTGTCAACTTCAGAGAGACAATAACGCAACGTGCAGAATTTGATTATTTACACAAAAAACAAAGTGGAGGTCAAGGTCAATACGGAAGGGTGTGCGGGTAACAATTTTCTGCACTCATATTtcaattttatattttttgttttttagagtaaaatgtcattttcgttcctgaggtttggcctgttttgcgactttcgcccaaaggtttgtttttccgcatctggatccaaaaggtttgaaattttccCATTTCCGTTCGACGGCGCATtcactccatccatttttctcgttaagtcaggggtattgccgtcttttttgttaactttaagggcattttggtcttttcactttatgtacaaacATTTAGCATACTGCTAAATGCAACCTGGGTAAATTGAAAGAAAAAACCAAATTGCACTTTAAGTTAAacaaaagacgaaaatacccctgaattagcggagaaaaatggatggagttgaCGAGCCATTGAATGAAAATGGGAAactttcaaaccttttggatccagatgcggaaaaacaaacctttggacgaaagtcgcaaaactggccaaacctcaaggacgaaaaatgacattttactctattGCTTATTTGGTTGGTTTTCTTTTTAAATGACGGGTGTTCAATTACTTAACAGGTATATGGAACCACTTCCAGAAGGATCGGAGACCAAATTCGAATTTGAGAATTTGATGATAGGACAAGCTATACCCTCCAATTTTATCCCGCATATTGAGAAGGGTTTCAGGGAAGCTGCTAATTCGTAAGTATCTAGCATTTGTATAAGATCTTGATCATTCTTTTTTGTTAACTATATTTGTTATCGTTCAAGTTATTTCAAGACTGGTCGTGTTTGCATGTGCAGGGGCTCTTTGATTGGATTCCCGGTTGAAAACATTCGCGTTGTTCTGACAGACGGTGCATCTCATGCGGTAGATTCTAGTGAACTTGCTTTCAGATTAGCTTCAATCTATGCTTTTAGACAGGTTTTTCTTTTTTCCAATTTTATGTTCTGATGTTAGTTAATATAGTTTTCTAGGCAAAATTTAAAATCGTTAAACTTGTTATTTTGCTGCAACTGAACTTTTGCTACtgtgaaaataaaataaagagtaatgccatttttgtccctgaggtttggccaattTTACGACTTTCgtacaaaggtttgtttttccgcatctggatccaaaaggtttgcaATCATTCCATTTTAATTcagcttgttaactccatccatgtTTCTTCGTCacggggtattttcgtctttttgttATCTAATTGAAGGCAATTcggttttttttttcactttatgtacaagcatttagcataatgtacaagtattcaaaatacctttactaaataaaaacaattaggtaaaaagacgaaaatatccctgactaaatgaaaaaaaaaatggatgaagttaacgagccggatgaaaatgacaatatttcaaaccttttggatccagatgcagaaaactaaacctttggatgaaagtcgcaaaactggccaaacctcagttTGCCAAACCTCatgggacgaaaatgacattttactctaaaataaacaattattgtagttttttttttttttttccttcccAAAAATGCCCATTTTTGTAAAGTGTTCTGTTTATTTATTCATTCCAAATGTTAATTAGTAATTGTTGGAAGATTAATTGTGTGAGTTGATGAAACAGTGTTACGCAAAATGCAAACCCGTAATATTGGAACCGGTGATGTTGGTAGAATTGAAAGTACCGACAGAATTTCAGGGCACTGTTGCTGGGGACTTAAACAGGTAAAACCGTAAAACAACCTATCCCTTTTCTAGTTTTGTCATTAGAGCATAAGTTTCTTAAAccatataatatataaattttatatataattctATAGGAGAAAAGGCATAATCGTTGGAAACGACCAGGAAGGAGACGATTCTGTAATTAACGCCCTTGTAAGTAAACCATGCCCCACCATAACTTGCAACCTCGTAagaaatattaaacataatataacATTTTGGTTTTTTGATTTTCGACTTTCAGGTCCCACTAAACAATATGTTTGGATACTCGACATCTCTTCGTTCCATGACACAGGTCAGTTGTCGACTTGTCGTATCTTTACAATATTGGGATCCAAACATCGTACCATGTTTCTCCTAACATAAATGCTCATCTACTGAAACATATTAatgatatatatatttatattgttCAACAGGGGAAGGGTGAATTCACCATGGAATACAAAGAACACGCCCCTGTTTCTTCTGATGTGCAAACGCAATTGATCAACGCTCATAAACCCAAGACTGCCGAATAGTAAATCGCATGATGGTTTTGCTACATTTTTTTCCTAGGAGACTTCTGTTGAATGAGAAATGCTTGTTATTTGTTGAGACCGAAATGTGGTCAGTGATTTTGTATAAGCGAATAAATCCTCATAGAACACATTCGATTCAGTAAGCGATTACACATACGGGTATTTATCTTGGATCTACATAAAGTATAGTGTAGGACTTGTTTCTAATAGCAACTTATACTTCTAGTTGTACTTTATAACTACTTGTATTTACTTGCGTGATGATGAATCTTGAAAAATCTGTTTTAATATGACTATATGAATAGTTGTGTTACCTACACATATAGACACTATCTGGCACCGACTCGGATGGTTCGTTTCGATACCGGTACGGTACTGATAATTGATATAGATTAAGATACAAATAAATACACTATTCTGAACACAACTCTTATGCTAAATAAAAAAGTTGTTTACAACGATTTTATTACACAAGTTATCGGATGTAAACCAAAAGGTAAAGTCACGTAACCCAGAAAATAGAAGTGTTTTACATTAATTGAAAATCATAGAAACAAATATTGATACTGGTTCCGACATTTGGTCGGTATCTGTTTCGTATGTCACAGAAGTGAGACGGCATCGACACTTGATATAGCTTGCGATGAAACACACTATTTCGAACAAAACTTGTTTTCAATTAAAAATTGTCCCGAAACGTtgagtaaaaaaaattaaacacagTCACGTATTCATTTTTTAATAAAGCTAATGAACACAAGTGATTAAATTAAATCCAAAtttgtaaaaaatatatataagttaAAAGCgtaattgtatatatatatatagagaaagtataatgtacttcaaggcttaacctacattaacatacatgacaaaaaatataacatgcgttattatcatagaacgtgcgtgattatattcccatgcgtgattatgtggtcccatgcgtgattatgtggtcccacgcgtgattatgtggtcccatgggtgattatacccctgatccaacggttaccattgtctcctacgtgatgtatgataaggctttttgtatgttaaccttactctatatatatatatatatatatatatatagggtgaggttcctCTACAAAGTTTGTTTTTTCTAAAATTCTTAAAAAATATGTTGTTTTCTTAAAAATCTCCTTATTTTGTTTAAGAAATAAATCTCCCATAAATAATTTAATTATTCAATTACATTTATGCCCTTTAATATAAGATCTGTAAATGCCACATGTCACCCTTAGAACatttcctacactttgtaggaaaaatgaactTTCAATTAATATGATTTCGTTGGCATTTTGCAAAATCAGAAGATGAATAGATCAAAGAAAACAATAAATTTTGTTTGTATTTAAATGTAGGaaacatgtttatttttttggattttttatttcgGATATCCGTTTTATTATCCGGATCCGTattcgaaatttcggatacggatattaaaatccaatatccgaatttttcggatatccgaaaaccggataatccgaatttg comes from the Helianthus annuus cultivar XRQ/B chromosome 4, HanXRQr2.0-SUNRISE, whole genome shotgun sequence genome and includes:
- the LOC110937810 gene encoding nuclear pore complex protein NUP62, whose protein sequence is MADFSFNTNPSTFSFVSSSSSSSSSSTNTAFGSSSTKTTTQHTSSSTLGFSSSSFSFGNVTTSSSVTSPTTTPSPAVASTGTSTSFSFQTSSTTLATLALSSQPLSTPSASLLSTTASTTTTSTATATTAQTSSPLVVSSSSGTTTSVSTTAVSAPKIPSEITGKTVEEIIKEWNVELQEQTSKFRKLANAIAEWDKRILNNRDVLLKLEAEVAKVVETQSNLERQLELIETHQQEADKSLRSVEEEAERIYKDEHGLLLDDEAASTRDTMYEQAEFIEREMEQMTEQIKSVIQKLNANQGGELETTDGMSPVDVVVRILNNQLSSLVWIDEKAEEFSSHIQNLAKKGTTADQALMGLKFWLS
- the LOC110937811 gene encoding elongation factor G-2, mitochondrial — translated: MARSRSSTARLLYTLHSSISASPKSPPSPITALLHLHRHYSAAPSLRVKDDKDPWWKESMEKVRNIGISAHIDSGKTTLTERVLYYTGRIHEIHEVRGKDGVGAKMDSMELEREKGITIQSAATYCTWKDYQVNIIDTPGHVDFTIEVERALRVLDGAILVLCSVGGVQSQSITVDRQMRRYEVPRIAFINKLDRMGADPWRVLNQARKKLRHHSAAVQIPIGLEEDFQGLVDLVQLKAYSFQGSSGEKVVTEDIPADMQAMVSEKRRELIEAVSDVDDQLAELFLSDEPISSADLEAAIRRATIARKFIPVFMGSAFKNKGVQPLLDGVLSYLPCPLEVDNFALDQSKKEEKVKLSGTPAGHMVALAFKLEERQFGQLTYLRIYEGVLKKGDFITNINTGKKIKVSKLGRMHSDSMEDIQEAHAGQIVAVFGLDCASGDTFTDGSVKYTMTSMNVPEPVVSLAVSPVSKDSGKQFSKALNRFQREDPTFRVGLDPESGQTIISGMGELHLEVYVERIKREYKVDATVGKPRVNFRETITQRAEFDYLHKKQSGGQGQYGRVCGYMEPLPEGSETKFEFENLMIGQAIPSNFIPHIEKGFREAANSGSLIGFPVENIRVVLTDGASHAVDSSELAFRLASIYAFRQCYAKCKPVILEPVMLVELKVPTEFQGTVAGDLNRRKGIIVGNDQEGDDSVINALVPLNNMFGYSTSLRSMTQGKGEFTMEYKEHAPVSSDVQTQLINAHKPKTAE